In Fusarium falciforme chromosome 10, complete sequence, a single genomic region encodes these proteins:
- a CDS encoding Polynucleotide adenylyltransferase, with the protein MANPDPTSQFTFKSHETALCLIPPRHLWSSVDQLRSLYDKAFSAWPPHINLIYPFVRPEVLPEVANLLQDLSIEHPPRITLEGADTFNHKHHNTIFFRPSQGSTADITQLRRRICDALGQPRTNHGSFKPHMTIGQSEDSNAAPHHFLVEKVRLLPQLAWDVDSIAILVRDDAASGSNGSRPMRLWGTLDLSSRLLTRPTSPQDFRASSEPTSDIVFQPPYHSPQPSGPWAVLTPPAPVTNDEELILDRLVIASYNVLAEFEWPPQSVRHSGLVDNLLSTRSAADILVLQEATDHFLPVLLADQEIRRRYPFATHGPPGQFGIGPLPSLLNIVVLSRFPLEWHHLPFQRRHKGCTVVRFPTIGIRDRDACFRPWILAACHLSQGLTDGAITAKKREVQRMLDHLSAHFPQHPWILAGDFNLATSSFTIDAARKKQDISSQTVDHLQSIDHMLLDAGFTDTWLATRLESGESSDVVNDKRNVLDSFQGEQGATFDPLTNTLASGLVGSGLNNRPQRYDRILVKANDQYHPLGFNMFGQAPLQPTEQGGPTYASDHWGVRCLLLRSPSTEISRSSVPAMAVQLQRAPASLADNEVLEHFLGSQGFLPTAHERVTRAEALKALEHALLDAMSSVSQGDARSGPVLILVPVGSYGLGVWTSSSDIDCLCIGSISAKTFFALAVQRLKRAATGGIRILRRVKANSGYMLELEVQGIKMDLQYCAAASIAERWPEVMKRPASDPAFALPFQTLAKLKPVRDLFYLRRSIPDMVQYRMAHLFIKAWAQSRGIYSAKFGFLGGIHISVLLAPLCKMLANDGATVSTADIIVTFFQHYSRFSWKTALVFDPFFHKDLRYNRTFREPLCLLGWHAPSLNTAVNASVPTVDAIAAEFERAEKLLSVESFSWSNLLGVAPDSTPSSLGGPGATEFLQNYKSYIKIDAHYWGPSQEKSGRFIGWLESRCVMLLVDLDRKVKNIHARIWPARFLDMASSVEGPGAEYHGQYLIGLSRNGEEPNKDDAKATQVALQAALQEFEARIRRDEKYYDAQFCWMSAAVVRAPELGNLELDQSRWGEFAGDTDDEDEDDEMEEEENDSDGESQSTAKKNVASSHGSRAAVVSKTPGLGKFRTAADVLNRLRWDAGFDANDFIVGYEDRFLGPRERAVEQWKSEQTDEEFIPQHRILYFKRKSDGVVVWERRSRIDDIFGSGIKTDG; encoded by the exons ATGGCGAATCCCGACCCCACGTCGCAATTCACATTCAAATCTCATGAGACCGCGCTCTGTCTTATCCCGCCACGGCATCTTTGGTCATCAGTTGATCAGTTAAGAAGCCTATATGATAAGGCTTTCAGTGCTTGGCCTCCTCACATCAATCTTATTTATCCATTTGTCAGACCCGAGGTCCTCCCCGAGGTAGCCAACCTTCTTCAGGATCTCTCGATTGAACATCCACCTCGCATCACCCTAGAAGGGGCGGATACGTTCAACCACAAGCATCACAACACTATTTTCTTCCGCCCATCCCAGGGTTCGACTGCCGATATCACACAACTTCGACGTCGTATTTGCGATGCTCTTGGCCAGCCGCGGACCAACCATGGTAGCTTCAAACCACACATGACCATTGGACAGAGTGAAGACTCAAATGCTGCACCTCACCACTTTCTTGTTGAGAAAGTTCGCTTGCTGCCTCAGTTAGCTTGGGATGTGGACTCCATTGCAATTCTGGTTCGAGACGATGCAGCCTCAGGCTCCAATGGATCGCGACCGATGAGGCTTTGGGGTACTCTCGACCTTTCATCCCGTCTTCTCACTCGACCAACATCACCTCAGGATTTCAGAGCCTCCTCTGAACCTACCTCCGATATCGTTTTCCAACCGCCTTATCATTCACCTCAGCCATCCGGACCCTGGGCAGTCTTGACGCCGCCTGCCCCTGTCACCAATGATGAGGAACTCATTCTGGATCGATTGGTCATTGCATCATATAATGTCTTGGCCGAGTTCGAGTGGCCTCCTCAGTCAGTTAGACACTCGGGCTTAGTGGATAATCTACTTTCCACCCGCTCAGCAGCCGATATTCTCGTGCTCCAGGAAGCCACGGATCACTTTCTCCCTGTCCTGCTGGCTGACCAAGAAATCCGTCGTCGTTATCCATTTGCCACACACGGGCCTCCAGGCCAGTTTGGCATTGGACCACTTCCCAGCCTTCTCAATATCGTTGTCTTGAGCAGATTCCCCCTTGAATGGCATCATTTGCCCTTCCAGAGAAGACACAAAGGCTGCACGGTAGTCCGGTTTCCGACAATAGGCATACGTGACCGCGACGCGTGTTTTAGACCATGGATTCTCGCCGCCTGCCATCTCAGTCAAGGCCTCACCGATGGTGCCATTACTGCAAAGAAGCGAGAGGTTCAAAGGATGCTTGATCATCTGTCTGCTCACTTCCCGCAGCATCCTTGGATCCTGGCTGGTGACTTCAACTTGGCAACTTCATCTTTCACCATTGATGCAGCCAGGAAAAAGCAGGATATTTCATCACAGACCGTTGACCACTTGCAAAGCATCGATCATATGCTCCTAGATGCCGGTTTCACGGATACCTGGCTGGCAACAAGACTCGAGTCTGGGGAATCTTCTGACGTTGTCAATGACAAGCGGAATGTCTTGGACTCCTTCCAGGGTGAACAAGGGGCTACATTTGATCCTCTAACCAACACTCTGGCATCTGGCCTTGTGGGCAGTGGTTTGAACAATCGCCCTCAGAGGTACGACCGGATTTTGGTCAAGGCGAATGATCAGTACCACCCATTGGGATTCAACATGTTTGGCCAGGCCCCTTTGCAGCCAACGGAGCAAGGCGGGCCGACGTATGCCAGCGACCACTGGGGCGTACGCTGCCTTCTACTACGCTCTCCGTCTACCGAGATATCACGATCTTCTGTGCCAGCGATGGCCGTTCAACTGCAACGGGCCCCAGCGAGTCTTGCCGATAACGAGGTGCTGGAGCATTTCCTGGGGAGTCAGGGGTTTCTTCCGACGGCCCATGAGAGAGTTACGAGGGCAGAAGCTCTCAAAGCTCTCGAACATGCGCTTCTGGATGCTATGTCGTCAGTTTCGCAAGGTGATGCCCGCTCTGGGCCTGTCCTAATTCTGGTCCCGGTTGGCTCGTATGGTCTTGGTGTTTGGACAAGCTCATCTGACATTGACTGCCTGTGCATTGGCTCTATAAGCGCCAAGACTTTCTTTGCTCTGGCCGTCCAGAGGCTGAAGCGAGCAGCAACAGGAGGCATCAGGATCCTGCGACGAGTCAAGGCCAACTCGGGATATATGCTGGAATTGGAGGTTCAAGGGATCAAGATGGATCTTCAGTATTGTGCTGCAGCATCAATTGCAGAGAG ATGGCCTGAAGTCATGAAGCGTCCTGCAAGCGACCCTGCATTTGCTCTGCCCTTCCAGACTCTAGCAAAGCTGAAACCTGTTCGCGATCTATTTTATTTGCGCCGCTCCATTCCTGACATGGTTCAATACCGCATGGCCCATCTGTTTATCAAGGCATGGGCCCAGTCGCGAGGTATATACTCAGCCAAGTTTGGGTTCCTTGGTGGCATTCATATAAGCGTCCTCCTTGCGCCGTTATGCAAGATGCTCGCCAACGATGGTGCAACCGTTTCGACAGCCGACATTATCGTCACTTTCTTCCAGCACTATTCACGGTTCAGCTGGAAGACTGCCCTCGTGTTTGATCCTTTCTTCCACAAAGACCTGCGATACAACCGGACCTTTCGAGAGCCCCTCTGTCTACTGGGCTGGCACGCCCCGTCACTCAACACTGCCGTGAACGCTTCTGTTCCCACTGTGGATGCTATCGCCGCCGAGTTTGAGAGAGCCGAAAAACTTCTCTCCGTGGAAAGTTTCTCATGGAGTAACCTCCTAGGCGTCGCGCCTGACAGCACACCAAGCTCTTTGGGTGGTCCCGGGGCCACAGAGTTTCTTCAGAACTACAAAAGCTACATCAAAATTGACGCACACTACTGGGGCCCTTCCCAAGAGAAGAGCGGTCGGTTCATTGGATGGCTTGAGTCTCGATGCGTTATGTTGCTAGTTG ATCTTGATAGGAAGGTGAAGAATATCCATGCGCGGATCTGGCCAGCCAGGTTTTTGGACATGGCTTCAAGCGTAGAAGGCCCCGGCGCTGAATACCATGGGCAATACTTGATTGGTCTCTCGCGAAATGGTGAGGAGCCTAACAAGGACGATGCCAAGGCAACGCAGGTTGCTTTGCAAGCAGCACTCCAGGAATTTGAGGCGAGGATCCGTCGCGACGAAAAGTACTACGATGCGCAATTCTGCTGGATGAGCGCAGCCGTTGTCCGAGCTCCTGAGCTGGGCAACCTGGAGCTCGATCAAAGTCGATGGGGCGAATTTGCGGGTGATacggatgacgaggatgaggacgatgaaatggaagaggaggagaacgacAGTGACGGAGAGTCCCAGTCGACAGCAAAGAAGAACGTGGCATCGTCTCACGGCTCCAGGGCTGCTGTTGTGAGCAAGACGCCGGGACTGGGTAAATTCCGTACTGCTGCTGACGTGCTCAACCGACTGCGATGGGATGCTGGCTTCGATGCAAACGACTTCATAGTTGGCTATGAAGACCGCTTCCTTGGACCTCGTGAGAGGGCGGTGGAGCAGTGGAAGAGTGAGCAAACAGACGAGGAATTCATCCCGCAGCATCGGATACTCTACTTCAAACGCAAGAGCGACGGAGTGGTCGTGTGGGAGCGACGGAGTCGGATTGACGACATCTTTGGCAGCGGGATAAAGACCGACGGATGA
- a CDS encoding Exocyst complex protein EXO70 — protein MSVGLVNSAHNTLDEEARAEVDVLNSRLEKTTQLTRKIQSCLNRLETTGKSVRDVAGPLTGETKRLQTLGNNVDSVLAAIERLRQPADSKNDEEQIIRVGPEKAGLPNYLASIKRLNKALNEMQASNLRANQQTMADLARLIKTGNNQLESHFDTLLRAETPRSIEPLHFITKDKPFPALPQDKIARLGLVYSYVAGSQHQGGPESPVARIYADVRGPYLSGSLANLAAASVNTAKKKNPDAIYRAGTNGIGTYAQAMEGLFLAEYDNVCSIFTREDWGVVFQATCQAALAELARTLRELNAHIKNHLNTDCYLGYEVTEIVSALSGNLDTRTGELKGALAAALKPVRETAKSSLAELLEDTRRKVAFLQVLPSDGAPIPLVSETMQRLQAMVEFLRPISSIMISIGDGGWKSNAGPNNRSADVIPSLASFDIGADGRDIFAHYCLDTIETLLSGLDQKARLLLKTRAVAGVFMANTVIIIQRMVRDSDLSPLLESKLDVLDQWRKKSTAAYTDICKDLSVHLFDTIHTNRSHRPTSGPVDSASIIKALGSKDKDKIKEKFTQFNSAFDDMVSRHKSYSMEREVRKMFGEDIRQKLQPLYDRFWDRYHEIDKGKGKYVKYDKSSIAAVFLSLAS, from the exons ATGTCAGTTGGACTTGTTAACAGTGCTCACAACAcgctggacgaggaggcgagGGCCGAGGTCGATGTTCTTAACTCGCGTCTAGAAAAGACAACACAGTTGACGAGGAAAATCCAGTCTTGTCTCAACCGGCTTGAAACTACTGGCAAAAGCGTGCGCGATGTTGCTGGCCCGCTAACTGGGGAGACCAAGCGGCTACAGACTTTGGGAAATA ACGTTGATTCTGTCCTCGCTGCGATCGAGCGCCTCCGCCAACCTGCTGATAGCAAGAATGACGAAGAACAGATCATTCGGGTGGGACCTGAAAAGGCCGGCCTTCCCAACTATTTGGCTTCCATAAAGCGTCTGAACAAGGCGTTGAACGAGATGCAGGCATCTAACCTGCGCGCGAACCAGCAAACGATGGCCGATCTGGCCCGTCTGATCAAAACGGGCAACAATCAGCTCGAAAGCCACTTCGATACCCTCCTTCGCGCAGAAACACCACGATCCATCGAGCCTTTACATTTCATCACCAAGGACAAGCCATTCCCTGCGCTTCCTCAGGATAAGATCGCTCGGCTTGGACTTGTCTATTCTTACGTGGCAGGAAGTCAGCATCAAGGAGGACCGGAGTCCCCAGTTGCCAGGATCTATGCTGACGTACGTGGGCCATACCTCTCTGGATCCCTCGCCAACCTAGCTGCTGCGAGCGTCAAcacggccaagaagaagaatccCGATGCTATCTATCGAGCAGGCACCAACGGTATCGGGACCTACGCACAGGCTATGGAGGGTTTATTCCTAGCAGAGTATGACAATGTGTGCAGCATCTTCACCCGGGAGGATTGGGGCGTCGTCTTTCAGGCTACATGCCAGGCAGCACTGGCCGAGCTGGCACGCACTTTGCGCGAACTGAATGCCCACATTAAGAATCACCTCAATACAGACTGCTATCTGGGATACGAAGTCACCGAGATTGTTTCGGCGCTGTCCGGCAACCTGGACACACGAACCGGCGAGCTAAAAGGGGCTCTCGCCGCCGCTCTGAAACCCGTTCGAGAGACCGCCAAGTCGTCTCTTGCCGAATTACTGGAGGATACAAGACGCAAGGTTGCGTTCTTGCAGGTGTTGCCGTCAGATGGCGCACCGATACCACTTGTTTCGGAAACGATGCAGCGTTTACAGGCCATGGTGGAGTTCCTGCGACCGATCTCAAGCATCATGATCTCTATCGGCGATGGTGGATGGAAATCTAACGCGGGACCCAACAACCGATCGGCAGATGTGATCCCGAGCCTCGCGTCTTTCGATATTGGGGCAGATGGCCGAGACATTTTTGCCCACTACTGTCTCGACACCATCGAAACGCTTCTCTCGGGTCTGGACCAAAAGGCGCGGTTGCTCCTCAAGACAAGAGCGGTTGCGGGAGTATTCATGGCCAacaccgtcatcatcatccaacgCATGGTGCGTGACTCCGATCTATCGCCCCTGTTGGAATCGAAGCTGGATGTTCTCGATCAATGGCGGAAGAAGAGCACAGCAGCATACACGGATATTTGCAAAGACCTCTCAGTGCATCTTTTTGACACTATCCACACAAATCGCTCACACCGTCCCACTTCTGGACCCGTTGATTCGGcgtccatcatcaaggcgcTCGGAAGTaaagacaaggacaagatcaaggagaagttTACGCAATTCAACAGCGCGTTTGATGACATGGTCTCCCGGCACAAGTCATACAGCATGGAACGTGAGGTCCGCAAGATGTTCGGAGAGGATATCCGCCAGAAACTGCAGCCGCTCTACGACCGCTTTTGGGATCGCTACCACGAAATTGACAAGGGCAAAGGCAAATATGTCAAGTATGACAAATCTTCGATTGCTGCCGTTTTCCTCAGCCTTGCGTCATAA
- a CDS encoding DNA replication licensing factor MCM3 — translation MDSFMLGDEGVRDRIRQAEEFLDPNDPQVRSYRSDIILMLQKNQRRLTVNLDHVRNHNAGLAQGLLEQPFDYTLAFDQALKNIVQALPQARPDQSAKDIVYYCAWAGSFGLNACNPRTLSSHLLNYMVSIEGIVTRCSLIRPKVVKSVHYNETKDRFHFREYQDQTMTNGVTTSSVYPREDDDGNPLITEYGFCTYRDHQTISIQEMPERAPAGQLPRGVDAILDDDLVDRVKPGDRVQLVGIYRTLGNRNTNHNSALFKTMILTNNVVLLSSKSGGGVATATITDTDIRNINKVAKKKNLLELLSQSLAPSIYGHDYVKKAILLMLLGGMEKNLENGTHLRGDINILMVGDPSTAKSQLLRFVLNTAPLAIATTGRGSSGVGLTAAVTSDKETGERRLEAGAMVMADRGVVCIDEFDKMSDVDRVAIHEVMEQQTVTIAKAGIHTSLNARCSVIAAANPIFGQYDPHKDPHKNIALPDSLLSRFDLLFVVTDDIEDTRDRHVSEHVLRMHRYRQPGSEEGAPVREQGAQSLGVSATNQADSQGPTEVYEKYDAMLHSGVTITSGRGANKKPEILSIPFMKKYIQYAKTRIKPVLTQEASDRIADIYVGLRNDEMEGNQRRTSPLTVRTLETIIRLATAHAKSRLSNRVEERDAVAAERILRFALFKEVVEDASRKKRRKTQAVDSASSNEESSSDDDQDGTQADGTRSNRSTSRATRTSSRLQTTASRAARNGGDTASSSREPDLDEEEEADTLAQPTPRRSGRRTQNTSQSQTSFASSIPASQLPSQTQAESQDDDELADGTAGLAIDDTPISTQRLGTFRTALGQLLSTDLFEDDSAELDAVVEAVNRKVGNRDGGAFTKGEATKALQKMGEANQIMFTEGDLVYKI, via the exons ATGGATTCTTTCATGCTTGGGGATGAAGGCGTACGCGATCGCATTCGCCAGGCCGAGGAATTTCTAGATCCCA ATGACCCTCAAGTGCGGAGTTATCGATCAGACATCATATTGATGCTACAGAAGAACCAGCGCCGCTTGACTGTCAATCTTGACCATGTGCGCAACCACAACGCAGGCCTCGCCCAGGGCCTGCTGGAACAGCCCTTTGACTACACCCTGGCCTTTGATCAAGCCCTGAAGAACATCGTGCAGGCGCTTCCGCAGGCTCGGCCTGACCAATCAGCAAAAGATATTGTGTACTATTGTGCATGGGCTGGCAGCTTTGGCCTGAATGCTTGCAATCCCCGCACATTGTCGTCACATCTGCTCAACTACATGGTTTCTATCGAGGGCATTGTCACTCGTTGTTCGTTGATTCGGCCCAAGGTTGTCAAGAGCGTTCATTACAATGAAACCAAGGATAGGTTTCACTTTCGCGAATACCAAGATCAAACCATGACCAACGGCGTCACCACCTCGAGCGTCTACCCccgcgaggacgacgacggcaaCCCTCTTATCACCGAATATGGTTTCTGCACTTACAGGGATCATCAGACAATCTCTATTCAGGAGATGCCCGAGCGAGCACCTGCAGGACAACTCCCCCGCGGAGTGGACGCCATCCTCGatgatgatcttgtcgatCGAGTGAAGCCAGGCGATCGCGTACAACTTGTTGGTATATACCGGACCCTGGGCAACCGAAACACCAATCACAACAGCGCCTTGTTTAAGACAATGATCCTAACCAACAATGTCGTTCTTCTTTCGTCAAAGTCTGGCGGCGGTGTGGCAACTGCGACTATTACTGATACCGATATTcgcaacatcaacaaggtgGCTAAGAAGAAGAACCTACTCGAACTGCTCTCTCAGTCGCTCGCTCCCAGTATCTATGGGCACGACTATGTCAAGAAGGCTATACTTTTAATGCTTCTCGGTGGTATGGAGAAGAATTTGGAGAACGGAACACATCTTCGAGGAGACATCAACATCCTCATGGTCGGTGATCCCTCTACCGCCAAGTCCCAGTTGCTCCGTTTCGTCCTCAATACCGCCCCTCTTGCCATTGCAACGACAGGTCGTGGCTCCTCCGGTGTTGGTCTGACAGCGGCCGTCACTTCGGACAAGGAGACGGGAGAGCGGCGACTGGAAGCTGGTGCCATGGTCATGGCTGACCGTGGTGTCGTTTGTATTGACGAATTCGACAAAATGTCAGATGTCGACAGAGTTGCAATTCACGAAGTCATGGAACAGCAGACTGTAACCATCGCCAAAGCCGGCATTCATACATCCCTCAATGCTCGATGCAGCGTCATTGCTGCTGCCAACCCCATCTTCGGCCAGTATGACCCACACAAGGATCCTCACAAGAACATTGCTCTTCCcgactctcttctctcacgATTCGATCTGCTTTTTGTTGTCACGGATGACATCGAGGACACGCGTGACCGCCACGTGTCGGAGCATGTTCTCCGCATGCATCGATACCGGCAGCCAGGGAGCGAGGAGGGTGCACCTGTTAGGGAGCAGGGGGCGCAATCTTTGGGTGTCTCCGCCACCAACCAGGCAGATTCGCAAGGTCCGACAGAGGTGTATGAGAAGTACGATGCCATGCTTCACTCGGGTGTCACTATCACATCCGGACGCGGCGCGAACAAGAAACCCGAGATTCTGAGTATTCCGTTCATGAAGAAGTACATTCAATACGCCAAGACAAGAATCAAGCCAGTCTTGACACAGGAGGCCTCTGATCGAATTGCGGACATCTATGTCGGCCTTCGAAATGATGAGATGGAAGGCAACCAGCGACGAACAAGTCCCTTGACTGTGCGTACCTTGGAGACCATCATCCGTCTCGCGACGGCACACGCCAAGTCTCGACTATCCAACAGGGTTGAAGAGCGGGATGCAGTTGCTGCAGAGCGCATTCTAAGATTTGCTCTCTTCAAGGAGGTTGTAGAGGATGCCTCTCgcaagaagaggagaaagacACAAGCGGTCGActctgcttcttccaacGAGGAGAGTTCCAGTGATGACGACCAGGATGGAACTCAAGCCGATGGCACACGGTCAAACAGATCGACATCCCGAGCGACACGTACCAGCAGCCGTCTTCAAACGACCGCCTCCCGGGCAGCACGTAATGGAGGCGATACGGCATCCTCTAGCAGAGAACCAGActtggatgaggaggaggaggcggacaCTCTCGCACAGCCCACACCGCGCCGCTCTGGCAGACGAACACAGAACACCTCGCAATCGCAAACCTCATTCGCATCTTCCATACCCGCATCCCAGTTGCCATCCCAGACTCAGGCGGAGTCgcaagatgacgatgagttGGCGGATGGCACCGCCGGACTGGCAATCGATGACACGCCCATCAGCACCCAGCGTCTTGGAACATTCAGGACAGCGCTTGGTCAGCTTCTTAGCACGGATCTGTTCGAGGACGACTCTGCCGAACTAGATGCCGTGGTGGAAGCGGTCAATCGCAAGGTTGGAAACCGTGACGGTGGCGCTTTCACCAAGGGAGAAGCGACCAAGGCCCTACAAAAGATGGGAGAGGCAAACCAGATCAT GTTCACCGAGGGAGATCTTGTGTACAAGATTTGA
- a CDS encoding PfkB domain-containing protein, with protein MEAVVDDRPKSELPIDGEEEPHAEGEKNLDLEQTQDQDQVPDPSHDEPQEDQQASSVIDTQTPDDQVATIDFVTLGMFIIDDIDFVPPTPPVKNILGGAGTYSALGARLFSPPPLSTSVGWIIDQGSDFPPSLSTLIDSWTTSAIFRHDGLRLTTRGWNGYEGAAEKRAFKYLTPKKRLTAQDLTPALLQSRSFHLICSPNRCRELVSEITSLRKKVVPPETYTKPIFIWEPVPDLCTPDELLNCTNCLPLVDVCSPNHAELAGFMGDDGLDPETGEISTVAVERACEQLLASMPLQSFSLVVRAGDKGCYIAKNGGRKRQRDPKSKTKRRKKDYVRGGLRPDTDMEALFAGLLQDEDGIVAREEIEVDPGIERWIPAYHEDPANVVDPTGGGNTFLGGLGVALARGESLEDAVIWGAVAASFAIEQVGVPTLGRDADGREAWNGHNVDARLKEFRQRL; from the exons ATGGAGGCCGTTGTCGATGATCGGCCCAAGTCAGAACTGCCCATCGATGGCGAAGAGGAGCCCCATGCAGAGGGTGAAAAGAATCTAGATCTAGAGCAgacccaagatcaagaccaagtcCCAGACCCGAGCCACGATGAACcacaagaagatcaacaagcTTCGTCGGTGATTGACACTCAAACACCAGATGACCAGGTTGCCACGATTGACTTTGTCACTTTGGGAATGTTTATCATTG ATGATATCGACTTTGTCCCCCCTACGCCGCCGGTCAAGAACATCCTCGGTGGCGCTGGCACCTATTCCGCCCTAGGAGCTCGCCTATTTTCTCCGCCACCGCTGTCTACTTCAGTTGGTTGGATCATTGATCAAGGCTCCGACTTCCCTCCGTCACTGTCGACCCTTATTGACAGCTGGACCACCTCTGCCATCTTTCGTCATGATGGCCTTAGACTCACGACTCGTGGATGGAACGGCTATGAGGGCGCCGCCGAAAAGCGTGCCTTCAAGTATCTGACTCCAAAGAAGCGACTGACGGCACAGGACCTCACACCAGCGTTGCTCCAGTCGCGTTCATTTCACCTCATCTGCTCCCCCAACCGATGCCGGGAGCTTGTGTCTGAGATAACATCACTCCGCAAAAAGGTTGTTCCCCCAGAGACATACACGAAGcccatcttcatctgggAGCCGGTCCCTGATCTGTGCACTCCGGATGAGCTGTTGAATTGCACCAATTGCTTGCCCCTTGTCGACGTTTGCAGTCCTAATCACGCCGAGCTGGCTGGCTTCATGGGTGACGACGGCCTGGACCCGGAGACGGGGGAGATATCCACCGTAGCAGTGGAACGCGCATGCGAACAACTACTGGCGAGCATGCCTCTGCAGTCATTTTCGCTAGTTGTTCGCGCGGGCGATAAGGGCTGCTACATCGCAAAGAATGGTGGGAGGAAGCGTCAGCGAGATCCCAAGTCAAAGACAAAACGACGGAAGAAGGATTATGTGAGAGGAGGCTTGCGGCCAGATACCGACATGGAAGCCCTCTTCGCTGGTTTGCTtcaggatgaagatggaatCGTCGCCCGCGAGGAGATCGAGGTTGATCCCGGTATCGAGCGATGGATACCCGCCTACCACGAAGACCCGGCTAACGTTGTTGACCCCACGGGTGGCGGAAACACCTTCCTCGGTGGCCTGGGTGTTGCCCTTGCGCGAGGCGAGAGTCTGGAGGATGCTGTGATTTGGGGTGCTGTGGCCGCAAGCTTCGCCATCGAACAGGTTGGCGTTCCCACCTTGGGTAGGGATGCGGACGGCCGTGAGGCATGGAATGGGCACAATGTTGATGCTCGGTTAAAGGAGTTCCGCCAGCGGTTGTGA